One Podospora pseudopauciseta strain CBS 411.78 chromosome 4, whole genome shotgun sequence genomic window, AAGAGGTTTACATGCCACAGAACCGACGTTACTTCAGAGCAGGACATAAGAGCCCTCGAAGAATTTCATTGGCACGGAAGACTCTTTGATGTCATTGTCATAAACATGGCTCTCATGGATATCGAAAGACTGGATGTTCTCGCAGCTGCCCTGCCCCGACTTCTTAATCCTGGTGGAGTGTATGTAATGCATTCGTGCTGGACCTTCCGTTCTTGAACTAATGCCTCTCCATAGATTCGTCGCCACTGTTCTTCATCCCGTCTTTTTCACCTCCAACGCAACCAAGTCGATCTCCATCTCATTCGACCCCGCCACCGGTGAGCAAGTGACGACGCGGTCAAAAGTCATCACAGAGTATCTCGATGTTGCGCCGGCAAAAGGAATTGCTTGCCCGAATCAGCCAGTCAAACAGACGTACTACCATCGCCCCATTCATGAGCTTCTGTCTATCTTTCTCAAGGATGGGAAGCTTGTCATGGATGCAATCGAAGAGCCAGCTTTTACCGAGGATGATCTTGATGAGAGGAGAGTAGAGTCGAGCACAAACTTTACGCAGCTTCCAGCTCTACTGGCTTTTAGACTGAAGCATCGAGTTGACAAGTTTGAGTAGAGGGACTGATCTAGCGGTGACTAGCCGGACGCAAAGCAAAATACACGGGGACGATAACCCATTGTTGGAGGGTCAATTGTGAACATCGTTATTTCAAGTGACCCTCAAAAAACAATGTCATACACTCTCTAGGCTTTCAGGGG contains:
- a CDS encoding hypothetical protein (COG:S; EggNog:ENOG503P0QN), which codes for MSKLSEPTPVQAWDSIASFWDEAITPGGNKYFHRLQAPCLHRFLAKHLHRDVRCLDLATGNGVVARWMLDRGAGWVLATDASGEMLEIAKRNFASGGCDPKRFTCHRTDVTSEQDIRALEEFHWHGRLFDVIVINMALMDIERLDVLAAALPRLLNPGGVFVATVLHPVFFTSNATKSISISFDPATGEQVTTRSKVITEYLDVAPAKGIACPNQPVKQTYYHRPIHELLSIFLKDGKLVMDAIEEPAFTEDDLDERRVESSTNFTQLPALLAFRLKHRVDKFE